In a single window of the Anguilla rostrata isolate EN2019 chromosome 4, ASM1855537v3, whole genome shotgun sequence genome:
- the LOC135253958 gene encoding uncharacterized protein LOC135253958 isoform X2 — protein MSKVHFTCAVAGCTASNVSMHTLPRDTALRREWVNFIFSNEVPENVSQHLRLCTAHFSPDCIGNQARYNAGFASKLLLTPGAVPTVLKPASHIQQKRMGFAKTTFIKPDAVPTIIQDQDKVCDAKPDSDAEEEEAEGERVPHAVAEMCLLTALRWQRQQREALPQHRRVLRELHSLASRKREMTFSGPAESSAAYAGGNPSKRTRPERAVQRWVRVTEEGEELGGGGLYTHGTTPELSRVEDLVKVEVEVEVADGAKLALGTRRRPGRAGAAPVSGGRAGAERGGESADFARADGRSSDKLKCEPAEISISDRAGADECSWG, from the exons atGAGCAAAGTTCATTTCACCTGTGCAGTGGCAGGCTGCACTGCCTCTAACGTGTCCATGCACACCCTTCCACGGGACACAGCTTTGCGCCGGGAGTGGGTCAACTTCATATTTTCCAACGAAGTGCCAGAGAACGTCAGCCAGCACCTGCGTCTCTGCACTGCCCACTTCTCGCCGGACTGCATCGGGAATCAGGCCAGGTACAACGCCGGGTTCGCCTCGAAGTTGCTCCTGACGCCAGGAGCTGTTCCTACCGTGTTGAAGCCAGCTTCGCATATTCAACAG AAGAGGATGGGTTTTGCCAAGACAACGTTTATAAAGCCAGATGCTGTACCAACTATCATTCAAGATCAAGATAAG GTGTGCGATGCCAAACCCGATAGCgacgcggaggaggaggaggcggagggggagagagtgccCCACGCAGTTGCGGAGATGTGCCTCCTGACCGCGCTCCGGTGGCAGCGGCAGCAGCGGGAGGCCCTGCCTCAACACCGGCGTGTGCTCAGGGAGCTGCACTCCCTGGCCTCCAGGAAGAGA GAGATGACGTTCAGTGGCCCTGCAGAAAGCAGCGCGGCGTACGCTGGTGGAAACCCGTCCAAAaggacacgcccagagcgggccGTTCAGCGCTGGGTTAGAGTGAccgaggaaggggaggagctcGGCGGAGGAGGGCTGTACACGCACGGCACCACTCCAGAACTCAGCCGAGTCGAGGACCTGGTcaaggtggaggtggaggtggaggtcgCGGACGGCGCCAAGCTGGCGCTGGGAACCCGGCGGCGTCCCGGCCGAGCCGGAGCGGCACCCGTTTCTGGGGGACGCGCCGGGGCCGAACGGGGCGGCGAGTCGGCGGACTTCGCCCGCGCCGACGGCAGATCAAGCGATAAACTGAAATGCGAGCCCGCCGAAATCTCGATTAGCGATCGCGCGGGCGCGGACGAATGCAGCTGGGGATGA
- the LOC135253958 gene encoding uncharacterized protein LOC135253958 isoform X4: MLCLPCIPGLQQPRPGVNTTFLREQYFKREGVDYSAGFASKLLLKPVREPTANVQSVCDAKPDSDAEEEEAEGERVPHAVAEMCLLTALRWQRQQREALPQHRRVLRELHSLASRKREMTFSGPAESSAAYAGGNPSKRTRPERAVQRWVRVTEEGEELGGGGLYTHGTTPELSRVEDLVKVEVEVEVADGAKLALGTRRRPGRAGAAPVSGGRAGAERGGESADFARADGRSSDKLKCEPAEISISDRAGADECSWG, translated from the exons GACATTTCTCCGCGAGCAATATTTTAAACGAGAGGGAGTAGACTACAGCGCTGGGTTTGCCTCGAAGTTACTGCTAAAACCTGTTCGCGAACCTACTGCAAACGTCCAGTCT GTGTGCGATGCCAAACCCGATAGCgacgcggaggaggaggaggcggagggggagagagtgccCCACGCAGTTGCGGAGATGTGCCTCCTGACCGCGCTCCGGTGGCAGCGGCAGCAGCGGGAGGCCCTGCCTCAACACCGGCGTGTGCTCAGGGAGCTGCACTCCCTGGCCTCCAGGAAGAGA GAGATGACGTTCAGTGGCCCTGCAGAAAGCAGCGCGGCGTACGCTGGTGGAAACCCGTCCAAAaggacacgcccagagcgggccGTTCAGCGCTGGGTTAGAGTGAccgaggaaggggaggagctcGGCGGAGGAGGGCTGTACACGCACGGCACCACTCCAGAACTCAGCCGAGTCGAGGACCTGGTcaaggtggaggtggaggtggaggtcgCGGACGGCGCCAAGCTGGCGCTGGGAACCCGGCGGCGTCCCGGCCGAGCCGGAGCGGCACCCGTTTCTGGGGGACGCGCCGGGGCCGAACGGGGCGGCGAGTCGGCGGACTTCGCCCGCGCCGACGGCAGATCAAGCGATAAACTGAAATGCGAGCCCGCCGAAATCTCGATTAGCGATCGCGCGGGCGCGGACGAATGCAGCTGGGGATGA
- the LOC135253958 gene encoding uncharacterized protein LOC135253958 isoform X3, with product MSKVHFTCAVAGCTASNVSMHTLPRDTALRREWVNFIFSNEVPENVSQHLRLCTAHFSPDCIGNQARYNAGFASKLLLTPGAVPTVLKPASHIQQVCDAKPDSDAEEEEAEGERVPHAVAEMCLLTALRWQRQQREALPQHRRVLRELHSLASRKREMTFSGPAESSAAYAGGNPSKRTRPERAVQRWVRVTEEGEELGGGGLYTHGTTPELSRVEDLVKVEVEVEVADGAKLALGTRRRPGRAGAAPVSGGRAGAERGGESADFARADGRSSDKLKCEPAEISISDRAGADECSWG from the exons atGAGCAAAGTTCATTTCACCTGTGCAGTGGCAGGCTGCACTGCCTCTAACGTGTCCATGCACACCCTTCCACGGGACACAGCTTTGCGCCGGGAGTGGGTCAACTTCATATTTTCCAACGAAGTGCCAGAGAACGTCAGCCAGCACCTGCGTCTCTGCACTGCCCACTTCTCGCCGGACTGCATCGGGAATCAGGCCAGGTACAACGCCGGGTTCGCCTCGAAGTTGCTCCTGACGCCAGGAGCTGTTCCTACCGTGTTGAAGCCAGCTTCGCATATTCAACAG GTGTGCGATGCCAAACCCGATAGCgacgcggaggaggaggaggcggagggggagagagtgccCCACGCAGTTGCGGAGATGTGCCTCCTGACCGCGCTCCGGTGGCAGCGGCAGCAGCGGGAGGCCCTGCCTCAACACCGGCGTGTGCTCAGGGAGCTGCACTCCCTGGCCTCCAGGAAGAGA GAGATGACGTTCAGTGGCCCTGCAGAAAGCAGCGCGGCGTACGCTGGTGGAAACCCGTCCAAAaggacacgcccagagcgggccGTTCAGCGCTGGGTTAGAGTGAccgaggaaggggaggagctcGGCGGAGGAGGGCTGTACACGCACGGCACCACTCCAGAACTCAGCCGAGTCGAGGACCTGGTcaaggtggaggtggaggtggaggtcgCGGACGGCGCCAAGCTGGCGCTGGGAACCCGGCGGCGTCCCGGCCGAGCCGGAGCGGCACCCGTTTCTGGGGGACGCGCCGGGGCCGAACGGGGCGGCGAGTCGGCGGACTTCGCCCGCGCCGACGGCAGATCAAGCGATAAACTGAAATGCGAGCCCGCCGAAATCTCGATTAGCGATCGCGCGGGCGCGGACGAATGCAGCTGGGGATGA